A genomic window from Triticum urartu cultivar G1812 chromosome 7, Tu2.1, whole genome shotgun sequence includes:
- the LOC125524890 gene encoding nascent polypeptide-associated complex subunit alpha, muscle-specific form-like translates to MMAADLHRSFFLAPSPHHLAELRIDPQHSAVTFSAPGGVAGPGGRKRRCLLPPVSPRKKLLVELHPFDSSPSPSQPPSPRLSPSTAPPLLSRTGSPAGDFSFPSVRPCIGGSGGGNGGNIFAFLEDTPSTPSPTGSGVSALSFLAPPGQPTTPTGGTLSGGLTFMDSPQKPTAGPTANGGFMFSASPEQPLTPASSPAGGGLASLSTEPSLSPREYHGGCAVASFPSPKHARTGSTDSGGLAFFPSPGPPIGHASSPTSPSFVFSASKILAPLVRKSGGGRKKRPRRQQGIVSTLRGSQQAIEPPQKVVKTYASVTAGETSRSSIQSGSSARPCCTFFTSPAKATPANGETSRSSGEQEARKACSEASSSTSPSGSGSTFVPAPAKHSSAGKASKQHREVEVSSVATPAAPAAACTGAEVVVRVTCACGVHKEFCFDHRH, encoded by the exons ATGATGGCGGCCGACCTCCACCGCAGCTTCTTCCTCGCGCCGTCGCCGCACCACCTCGCCGAGCTCCGCATCGATCCCCAGCACTCGGCGGTCACCTTTTCCGCGCCAGGCGGCGTCGCCGGGCCCGGGGGACGCAAGCGCCGCTGCCTCCTCCCGCCCGTTTCGCCGCGCAAGAAGTTGCTGGTCGAGCTCCACCCCTTCgactcctcgccctccccctcacAGCCGCCTTCGCCGCGCCTCTCCCCGAGCACCGCGCCGCCTTTGCTGTCGCGCACGGGGTCCCCCGCCGGTGACTTCTCATTCCCGTCGGTGCGTCCGTGTATCGGTGGTAGCGGCGGCGGCAATGGGGGCAACATCTTCGCGTTCTTGGAGGACACGCCCAGCACGCCGTCTCCGACGGGCTCCGGTGTCAGCGCCCTATCGTTCTTGGCTCCACCGGGGCAGCCGACAACGCCCACGGGCGGCACCTTGAGCGGCGGGCTCACGTTCATGGATTCGCCACAGAAGCCGACGGCGGGCCCCACTGCCAACGGTGGATTCATGTTCTCGGCTTCGCCGGAGCAGCCGCTCACGCCAGCGAGCTCTCCTGCCGGCGGCGGCCTCGCGTCCTTGTCTACCGAGCCGTCCCTGTCGCCCAGGGAATACCACGGCGGGTGCGCCGTGGCGTCCTTCCCTTCCCCGAAGCACGCGCGCACGGGCTCCACCGATAGCGGTGGCTTGGCTTTCTTCCCTTCGCCGGGGCCCCCCATCGGGCACGCAAGTTCTCCGACATCCCCGTCGTTTGTCTTCTCGGCATCGAAGATTTTGGCGCCGCTCGTGCGCAAGTCTGGCGGCGGCAGGAAGAAGAGGCCGCGGCGACAACAAGGCATCGTGAGCACGCTCCGCGGGAGCCAGCAGGCCATTGAGCCGCCGCAGAAGGTTGTCAAGACGTACGCCTCGGTCACCGCCGGCGAGACCTCCCGCTCCTCCATCCAGTCCGGGTCATCGGCCAGGCCGTGCTGCACGTTCTTCACCTCGCCGGCGAAGGCCACTCCCGCGAATGGCGAGACATCCCGCTCCTCTGGCGAGCAG GAGGCCAGGAAGGCCTGCAGTGAGGCGTCCAGCTCGACTTCGCCAAGCGGGTCGGGCTCCACGTTCGTCCCAGCGCCGGCGAAGCATTCGTCAGCTGGGAAGGCGAGCAAGCAG CATCGGGAGGTGGAAGTATCCAGCGTTGCCACACCAGCCGCGCCAGCAGCAGCCTGCACCGGCGCCGAAGTGGTGGTGCGCGTGACCTGCGCTTGTGGTGTCCACAAGGAGTTCTGCTTTGACCACCGCCACTGA